Genomic DNA from Paenibacillus borealis:
AACTACCGAGACTCAAATTGCACCTATAGGCTATACTTATTATACAATGAAATGGAAAAATATTACGAACGATAATCTTACGCTTCCAAACAAAAAAGCTTCCGCCAATGCTATCAGTCCAAATCCTAACAAAATAAAAAGAGGCCAATGCGTACCGTTAGACGCATTGGCTTCTTTTACTTCAAGCTATTTCGAATAAATTCCCGCTCCGCTTTTTTCAATTGCTTTAATGAATTCTCGAAAGAGTATGGAAACTTACCTCTAAGCTCAATCAGCTTTTCAACCTCTCCTAAGGCAATAGCTTGCTTAATAGCAGGAATCCACTTCTCTTGAACAATGCCCCAACTTTCTGCCTGGAGAAGCTCGTCGATCAACATAGGCAACTTAGAATTAAAATTATCATAACTCTCTCCTATCCAACTTTATTTGTTCAAAGATCAACGTCTCCTTGGTGTGTATAGGTTTTTACTTATGTTCCAATACTTCTATGAGCATCGCAGCTCCCGTTTTGAAGCTAAGAGTATAGGCAGAAGCGGATGAGATAGAGATCAGCAGACTGTTAAGATCCATGACTTATTCGAGCACGGTGAAGTCTTCTGAAGACAGCTTTGCTTGCAGAATATGTATACGCTCCGAGATTAGCTTAGAGTTCTGTGCATACTCGGGATCATTCAAACAAATTTGTTCATTTGGGCAGATTTTTCCGTAATACAGATCTTCTAAAATACTCACATATAACCCCTCCCAAATCATCTTCTTGATTATCTTAGCGAATTTTTCGCTAAAAATCAATAGCGAATAATTCGCTAAGATATGCTTGCGTTGGAGGTGTTCAAATATGTATCAACGTATCCGGGATTTACGCGAAGATAAGGATTTGACGCAAACTCAAATGGCCGAGTATTTGCAATGCAGTCAGCGGATTTATAGTAATTATGAACGCGGAGATGTTGACATTCCCACGGCTATTCTGATCAAGTTGGCAGATTTCCATATGACGAGTACTGATTATCTACTTAACCGAACGAACCAAAAGAAACCTTACTCCAAAAGTTAAATTAGTATAATGCGTAGAAAGATTATCTTCTGTACCCCGTTGGGCCATGAACATTGTACGCATAAATCCCCGCTTGCATGAAGACAAAGAACAGAAACAGCACAAACAAACTCAGTGGCGAACCCCATGAGCTTTTTGTTCGTTGGCACCATAGCTTCAATTCAATACCGGATAAATATAAATGATAACCTTTTGTTCGTTCCCACTCATTACAAAGGAGTATCTGTTTCACTGCAAAAAAGCATATGCACTTCTTTGCCATGAATTTTTTCAAAACCAAAACTTACATATAAACTGCTGGCTGGAATATTATCCGTATCAGTCTCAAGCTGTATACGGGTTGCCCTTTTTTTCATTTGCCAAATCAATTACATGATTCATTAGTGCTTTTGCAATTCCTTTATTTCTAAATTCAGATGCTACATATAATCCATCTATTCGTAATACCGGATACCCATTTGAAACTGAAATCCCCCAGGAGCAGATAATAAATCCTGCATACTGTGACTCAAATTCAGCCAAATAGCAAGTTGCTAGATTAGCATCCAAAATCCTTTTTATGACCTGACCACTCTGTTCCAGCTCCTCAATTGAAGCTGTCTTTGTGTCTACACCATTAGACGAAGAATTGTTATAGCCACAGAATAGATTTCTTGAATGATATGCGTTTGAGTGAGTTAAAGAAACAATTTCAACATTTGCAGGCAAGCTCAAATCTTCAACCGAGTGCTCCCATATCTTCTTAGCCGTATTAAAACACCCCTCATACCCAAACGGTTCACCAAAACTCGAAGAAAATATTTCTTGTATGCTTCTTGCCAGTTCTTCGACCGTAGAAGCATGTGTTAGGGATAGGAGGACTTCTTCAATTTCCGAATCAAACTCATCGATAGGTGCTTCTGGTAATAAACCGTATGGATTCCATTCATGAATAACTTGTCGCACAATATTTTTCATGTGCATCTCGCCCTTCCTCAGTTTACACTTCCAGACCTACCCACCAAGCCAATCCTGCTTCAAATATCCAAATTCTCATTCACATACAGCTCGCTGGGTTGAATTCGGTGCTGGCCGGTATGTAACAGCTCTGGCAAACGCCCTATGCGCTCAGCTAATCGGGAGAGTTGTTGCTCATGAAAATTAGATAATCCCGTAAGAATCCGGTCCCTGAAAGGCTCAAGCCATCTCGCTTCCAAGCTGTCCGGTCCGAAATAAACCCCGAGCAGCGAGCCGGCTGTTGCTCCGAAGCTGTCCGTATCGTTGCCTTGCATGACCTGCTTGCATATTCCGTCTCCGGCATTGTCAGCAAATCGAAATGTATTTATTAATGTGCCGATTTCCTGATACACCTGACAGTGGCAATAATTCGCATATTTATGATGGATGCCCTGATAAGCTTCCAGCCAGTTATCTGCATTCGCTACGATGTGCAGGCAATCCTCGGTAATCTCATAGAACCGGCTCCTTCTAGGTACGAATTGCAGTGCTGTACTTATTATTTCAAGCGGATCACGCAGCACGTGTGCGGCAGCAATTGCAGCGGCAATGAACATCGTGGCATAAATCCCCGTCCGGCGATGTGTAAAACTGGCATCACGCCAAGCCAGCTCAGCCGCAAGAGCGGGTTGACCAGGGCAGGCATAGCCGTAAGCATCTGCACGAATCGCCGCCCCGCATAGTTCTGTATCTTGCACCAGGAAGTCGGGCCAAGCCTCTATTTCAGAAGGATTGAATAATTCCCTGTCATGCTCCAAATAGCTAATCCCCGATCGAACCAGGATGGCCCTCTCCGGCCCCCATGTTGTACTTATCGGAAGATGATTTATCCATAA
This window encodes:
- a CDS encoding DUF6809 family protein, coding for MIWEGLYVSILEDLYYGKICPNEQICLNDPEYAQNSKLISERIHILQAKLSSEDFTVLE
- a CDS encoding helix-turn-helix domain-containing protein; the protein is MYQRIRDLREDKDLTQTQMAEYLQCSQRIYSNYERGDVDIPTAILIKLADFHMTSTDYLLNRTNQKKPYSKS
- a CDS encoding GNAT family N-acetyltransferase translates to MKNIVRQVIHEWNPYGLLPEAPIDEFDSEIEEVLLSLTHASTVEELARSIQEIFSSSFGEPFGYEGCFNTAKKIWEHSVEDLSLPANVEIVSLTHSNAYHSRNLFCGYNNSSSNGVDTKTASIEELEQSGQVIKRILDANLATCYLAEFESQYAGFIICSWGISVSNGYPVLRIDGLYVASEFRNKGIAKALMNHVIDLANEKKGNPYTA
- a CDS encoding ADP-ribosylglycohydrolase family protein, producing the protein MLPSLAFLRHQLEGILRNKFAQGHQTSGYLARLEQLPASYDAYLEFAHSLDDIPMRDNWPYYEPDDLEEIWQECDPDRPLGQIGVLSLKDSAKRVEAGFLASVCGSMLGKPIEVNPTLSELRQALISAGDWPLNDYISEEVLHALNRRHWSWFETARGRIRYVAPDDDINYTLMGMMALEQFGEGFTKRNLRDLWINHLPISTTWGPERAILVRSGISYLEHDRELFNPSEIEAWPDFLVQDTELCGAAIRADAYGYACPGQPALAAELAWRDASFTHRRTGIYATMFIAAAIAAAHVLRDPLEIISTALQFVPRRSRFYEITEDCLHIVANADNWLEAYQGIHHKYANYCHCQVYQEIGTLINTFRFADNAGDGICKQVMQGNDTDSFGATAGSLLGVYFGPDSLEARWLEPFRDRILTGLSNFHEQQLSRLAERIGRLPELLHTGQHRIQPSELYVNENLDI